The genomic region CGTTCCGTTTTCGGCGGCTTTCCGGGACGGTCATACGGGCCTGAACTACCCTATGGAAGAATGGAATGCCTACACCCAGACCTCCCGGCTGCTCCCGTTAGGCGTGTCCGTTGAACAGAAAAGGCTGTTTGTTAAAGTTGATTTCAGCGAAAACCCGATTCCGGCAGGCACGGAAATTATCAGTCTCAACGGGATGCCCGCCGCGACCCTTCTGGCCAAATTGAAGGAAAGCGCCAGCGGCGAGCTGGAACACTTCCGGCTGAACCGGGTTTCCGACAATTTTCGGCGGCTGCTCTGGTCCGTAACGGGAATGGAAGCGCCCTACACGCTGGTGCTGAAAGAAGCGAACGGACAGCGGCGAACGGTCGAGATAAAGGGCAATCCGGTCTCCGAACTCATTCCCGCCCTGCGCGCTTACCAGCTGAAGGTGGCTGGCAGCCGGCAGGATTACGCCCTCAGCCTCCGTCCGGAGCAGAGCACCGCCATCCTGCATGTCAACGCCATGAATAATCCGGATAAGTTCAAATCGTTTCTGGACTCGGCCTTTACCGTGATTCGCGACCGGAAAATAGCGAACCTCCTCCTTGACTTTCGCCAGAACGGGGGCGGCAACTCCGGCCTCGGCGACGAACTGTTCCGCTATCTGACCGACAAACCGATCCGGCAGGTCGAACGGGTGGAAATCAAAATCTCTCCCATTGTTCGGGAACGGGGTATGGTGACGGCATCGGCCGGGGACGACGGGCAACGACTTTCGTACACCCAGGAAGCAAAGAAACCGGCCCCACTCCGGGACTCAACGCTGTTCTTTCGCGGAAAGGTTTTTCTGCTAACCAGCCATTACACGTTTTCGAGCGCCAACATGTTTGCCACCGCTTTCAAATGCTACAAAATAGGAACTATTGTCGGACAGGAAACCGGCGGCGTGACCATAGCTTACGGCGACCTGATTGATTTTGCGCTGCCGAATACGGGCCTTCAGGCGTTCTGTTCCTGCAAGGTGTTCGTGCATCCCTGCGCCGAACCGAAACTCCAGGGCGTCCGGCCGGATGTAGAGATAGCCCAGTCGCCTCAGGACACGCAGGCCGGACGGGATACGGTTCTGGAATACCTTTTCTCCCGGTTAAAAAGCGAAACTGTCTCGCGTTCCCGTCCTTAAGATTGGCGTCCGTTTTTCAGGCCCGCGGCAGAAGCGGCGGGCCTTTTATTGCCCGAAAATCTCCCGGGCATAAGCCAAGTCCCGGCGGTGAGCCTCCACCCCGTTCATGGTCTTCGGCGACTCTTTTTCCACGCACTGCTCCAGCACCAGATGCGGCCTGACATTCAGGGCCTTTAGCTCTCTAACCAGACGCGGATAATCAATATCGCCCGGTCCGAACACCTCCGACCAGACGCCGTTCTGCGACTGCCGCAGGTGCAGTTCTACAATCCGTTTGCCGTACAGTTTCACAATGTCGAACAGGGCCACCTGCGAGTTTCCAGCACCCCGATAAATCCAGTGGGCGTCGAGGCACAGGGCTACATTTTTGGGGTCGGTCGCCAGCAGCATGTGGTGAAATTCGCGGGCGGCCGCCCGGAGTTCGGGGTCGTGGGTGTGATACGCCAGCGTCATGCCCCGCTTGCGGAGTTCCGCCCCCACCTGGTCCAGATTACGCGCCTGCCGTTCCAGTTCGGAATCGTTTTTGTTTTCACCGCTGCCCCATTTTATCGGACTGGGATTCGAAACAATGATCCGCGTTCCCAGCGGTTTGGCGGCCTCCGCGATGGCCAGCAGGGTTTCCATCGACTGCTGCGATTCGTCGGCCCGGTGCAGGGTACTGCCCACGTAAACCGAGTGCATTTCCAGCCCGTATTTCTGGAGCAACGGAGCCAGTTTGCGGACCTCTTCGGCCTTGTTGAAGGACGGTTCGTAGCCTTTCAGGCCGGACTGGACAAAGTCCGAAAGCGAGGCGTCGGGGTCCTGCATCCACTGTTTGCCTTCGCGCTGGTAGAAGGTGATCCAGTTGTACTGGTTGCAGGCCACGGCCGGACGGGCGGGGGCGGCAGCGAGGGTTTCCGGCAGGCAAAGGGCGCCGGAAAGGGCGGTCAGGGTTTGCAGAAAACGGCGGCGGTCAGCGGTCATGGAACCAATCGGAAAATTTGCTTGTGTTAAAAAGCAAAACCATCCGTTCGTTCTCCCCATGACCTCTCCCGAAACCCGCGAAGTGTGGCTGCGCGGCCCGCTGCCCGACATGCCCGCCCTGCTCCAACCGGCAGCCCACGCCCTGCTCCAGGCCCGCGAAGAACTGCAAACGGCCCTGGCCGATTTCCCCGACCCGTTGCTCTGGGAACGCCCCGCCGGGGTCGCCTCGGTCGGCTTCCATCTGCAGCACCTGACCGGCGTGCTGGACCGCCTGCTGACCTACGCCCGCGGAGAGCAGCTATCGTCCGAACAACTGGCGTACCTTTCGGCCGAAGGTCAACCCGCCGACCTGAGCGTTTCGACGCTGCTTCTGCGGTTCGGCCAGCAGGTCGATAAAGCCCTCGACCAGTTGCGCCAGACCGACGAGCAAACCCTCACGGACGTCAGGGGTGTGGGCCGCGCGCAGATTCCTTCGACCGTCCAGGGACTGCTTTTTCACAGCGCCGAACATACGATGCGGCACCTGGGGCAAGTGCTCGTTACGGCAAAAGTGCTAACTGCGCCGGAGTAAGTCTTTTCCAATTGAATTATGCGTCAAACTTCCTTCGAGCGCCGCTCCGGGGAATAGCCGCCGCCACCGGGGGTTTCGATTCGGATGCGCTGCCCCGGCTGCACGGCCCGCGTGAAAATACCGGGTAGCTCCTCCGTTTGACCGTCTGGGTGGCTCAGGAACTGGCGGCCCGGCTGGCCCGCTTCGCCCTCGCCCAAGCCGTAAGGCCGTTCGACGCGGTGCTGACTGAGCAGCGTGACCTGAACGGGTTCCAGAAACTCCAGTTCGCGGATGATGCCGTCGCCGCCGCGCCGCTCACCGGCTCCGCCCGAATTGGGCCGGATGGCAAACTCCCGCAGGCGCACCGGATAACGGCGTTCGAGTTCCTCGGGGTCGGTCAGCCGGGTGTTGGTCATGTGCTGGTGGACCGCCGACCGTCCGTCGGCGCTTTGGGTCGCCCCCGCCCCGCCGCCGATGGTTTCGTAATAGCCAAACGCCTCGTTTCCAAACAGAAAATTGTTCATCGTCCCCTGACTGCACGCCGCCAGCCCCAGCGCTTTCAGCAGCGTATCGACCAGCCGCTGGCTGACTTCGGTGTTGCCGCCCACCACGGCCGGGCAGTCGGCCGGGTTGTCGGGGAAGACCGGATTCAGCAGGGAGGCGTCCGGCAGCCTTACGCGCACCGGGTCGAGCAAGCCCTCGTTCAGCGGAATGTCCTCGGCCACCCAGAGCCTCAGCACGTACAGAATGGCGCTGTACAGAATGGACACGTTGGCGTTCAGGTTGTGGGGATGAACGGCGGACGTTCCTGAAAAGTCAAATGTAATTTCGCCTTTCTCCACCCGAATCTGCACGGCAATCCGGTGTCCGTCGTCCAGCCTTTCTTCGGCCCTGAACAGCTTTCCCTCATGGCGCCGGAGCAGATTTCGGAGCGTTTCGGCCGTCGTTTGCCGGAGGCGCTGCATCTGCTTTTGCACTTCGGCGGGGCCAACTTTTTCGGCCAGAGCCCGCAGGACAGTTTCTCCCGCTTTCAGCGAGGCAATGGCCGCTTCGATGTCGGCCCGGTTCTCGGTCAGGGCGCGCGTCGGGTAAGCGGCGCCGACGAATTGAGCCGCCAGGCCGTTCTCCCCTTCCCACAAAAATTCACCGTTGCGAACCACGTACTGCGGGGCCAGCACCACGCCTTCTTCCGTCAGCCGGACGGCATCGGGCGGCATCGAGCCGGGCACTTTCCCGCCAATTTCGGCATGATGTGCCCGGTTCACCACGTAGCCAATCCGTTGGCCTTCCCCGGAAAAAACCGCCATGATCAGCGTGACATCGGGCAGGTGGGAACCGCCAAACCGAGGGTGATTGGTGATGGCAATGTCGCCCGGTCCCAGCGTCAACTGCTGGAGTACCAGCCGGGTGCAAACACCAAGGCTTCCCAGATGCACCGGAATGTGCGGCGCATTGGCCACCAGGTACCCGTCCGCATCCAGTAAGGCGCAGGAAAAATCCAGCCGCTCCCTCACATTGACCGAAAAGGCCGTTCGCTGCAACTGAGCGCCCATTTCTTCGGCAATAGCCATGAACCGCCGCGTAAACAGTTCGGCCTGAATGGCTCCCTGTCCGGCTCCCGATGCGTTGTCCGCCGCCGGTTCCTGCATTCGTTCGGCAACGGCATTTCCCCAGGCCCAGACCGTGACCCGCCAACCGGCTTCGATAAACGAGGAAGACGTTTTGTTGAGCAGCAACGCCGGGCCGTCGAAGACATCGCCTTCCTCCAGAGAACCTGCCTCGTAGACCGGATAAGTACCGGATTTCGGCGGACGGAGGAGGCGAAAGACCGGCGGCTTCCGGGCCGGAATTTCCCGCTCGCCGATGGTGCTGACCCAGACCACCATCCGTTCCACCTCCACCGCCCGATTTTCCGGCAGGTGCCCGTACCGGCTCTGGTACAAGACCCGGAAGTCGCTTTCTGCCCGCTCCGAAAACGGTACGTCCAGCGTCGATTCCTGGCCCTGCAACCGCAGTTTAAGCGTTATTTCCTGAACAGACGTGGCCGTCTGCGGCCCGGTTTCGTCCTGGAGTTGCGCGGTGGCGGCCCGAATAAGTTCTTCGGCAACGGCCGGTGCTGATTCGGCAAAATCGCTGAGTGTCTGGAGAATTGTCCGGGAGGCCATCCGTTTCAGGGGCGTGTGGCCGATGCCGTAGGCACTCAGCAAGCCCGCATCGAACGGCAGAATCAGCGTTTTGATTCCCAGCAAATCCGCTACCGAACAGCCGTGCAATCCACCCGCGCCGCCGAAAACCAGCAGGGCGTACTCTTTCGGGTCAAAGCCGCGGGCGACCGAAATTTTCCGGATGGCGCCCGCCATTGCTTCGTTGGCAATCCGTTCGAAGCCGCGTAAAAGGGTTTGTTCGTCGGGAATTTCCCCGGTTTGTTCCCTAAGCTGGTTCTGGACCGTCCGCAGTGCCTGCCGGGCCTTTTCCGGAAAAAACGGAATGCTGAAATGGGCCGGACTGAGTTTGCCGAGCAGCAGATTAACATCCGTGATGGTGAGTGCGCCGCCCCCGCCGTAGCAGGCCGGACCCGGCGAGGCTCCGGCACTCTGCGGTCCCACGCGCAGCCGGACGCCGTCGAACCAGCAAACCGAACCCCCGCCCGCCGCCACCGTTTCGATGGAAAGCGACGGAAGTTGCAGTTCGAACTGGTTTATTCGGGTCGTAAACCGGTAGTCCACGTCTCCTTCATAACGGGCCACGTCGGTGCTGGTTCCGCCCATGTCGAGCGTCAGGACGTGATGCCCCAGCATCCGGGCGATTTTCCCGGCACCGACGACCCCGCCCGCCGGACCGCTCAGCAGGCTGTCTTTGGGCTGAAACAAATCAGCCCGCACCAGTCCGCCCGCGCTGGTCATCACCCGAACGGGATGGCCGCCCAGTTGTCGCCGGAGGTTCGCCAGATAATCGTTCAGCACGGGCGACAGGTAGGCATTGACGACCGCCGTCTGGGTCCGCGAAACGTAGTGAATAGCCGAAGAAATGTCGCTGGAAATCGTGACAGGGCCGATACCCGCCGACCGCAGGGCGTCTTTCAACCGCTGCTCGCTGGCGGGATTCCGGTAGGCATTCAGCAGCGAAACCGCCACGGCGTCGGCGGCCTGCTCTCTTACCCAATCGACCAGGCGGCGGATTTCGTCTTCCGAAAGCGCCCGGAGTATGGTGCCATCGGCGGCCGTCCGTTCGTCCACTTCCAGTACGTGCTGATACAGCACTTCCGCCGGGGGAATGGCGAGTTGAAACAGGTCCGGACGCTGCTGGGTGCCGATTCGAAGCAGGTCGCGAAACCCTTTGGTCACCAGCAGCGCGACGCGGCCGCCTTTTTTCTCCAGCAGCGCATTGGTGCCGCGGGTGGTTCCCAACCGCATTTCCAGCGGCGGAAACGGCTGTCCCAAACGCGTTTGGGTCAACAGGCGGGCCGCCAGCACGGGCGCTTCTTCGCCCGAGGAAAGCTCCACCGTGGCCGGAAACGGACTTTGCAGGGCGGGTTCCGTACGGAGCAGCCCGTCCGCAGACAGCCCGACAATGCGGCTCTGTTCACCCGTTTCCAGAATCGTTATCCGATAATCGGTGAAAATCGGGGCGGTCAGCCAGGGCGCTTCCACCCGGCCTTCGGCGGTTATCCGGCCTCGGAGGCAACTGCTGCTCAGTACTTTAACCCGCCGAAGTTCGCCGGTGGGTTCCCGGGCAATGCCGTCGGTGAATGTACCGCCGGTATCAATCCAGATGTGGACCATTATTTTCCGACCGAAATCATGTTGGCAAACAGCCGGTAAGCCCCCGGCACGCCCGCAGGCAGTTCGCGGAAGAAGACCAGACCGGTGTACATGAAGTGGCCTTTGCCGTATCGGGCGTAGATCAGGCTGCCCTGTTTCGCGGCTTCTCCGGTATCATTGACCGAAAAAATCGGCTCGTAGGCTTTGTCCCAATCGACGGCGAAGTAAATGCCCCGCTCCTGCACCCATCCGGCGAAGTCTTTGTCCGTCAGCTTATTCGGCACGTTCAGCAACGGGTGCTGCGGATTCAGAAACGTCATCTTGGCTTCCTCTTCCGTGACCCGGTCGCGGCCCACGGAGAACGGGTAAGGCCCCAGCTGGTTCACCTTCAGGCCGTTCTGGATAAATCCGCCCCCGCCGGGGGTTACGTACTGAACCACCATCGTCCCGCCGTTTTTGACATACTCCAGCAGCTTGCTCTGGTAAAAGCGCAGCCAGTCTTCGGTGTTGTAGGCCCGCACGCCTACCACAATGGCGTCGTAGCCGCTCAGGTCCTTGGCCAGTTCGCCAGCGTCGAGCATGGTCACGCTGCAACCCATCTGGCGCAAGGCCGTCGGCACTTCGTCCCCGGCGCCCATGATGTACCCGACCCGCTTCGCCGCCACTTTTACGTCCAGTTTGACCAGTTTGGCCTCGGCGGGCGGGAAATAAGTCTGGGCGGGAATGTGCCGGTACTGAATCGTACGAATGCCGGTTGTCAGTGTGCCAGCGGACGTTTTAAGCAGTGCCCGGAGCGTACCTTCGCCGAAACCGTTGGGAAATACCTTGACCGAAACCCGCTGTTCCCCGTATTTTTCGGCAATCGAAAAAGGAAGCGAAGCCGGTTCCACGCGCCAGCCTTTAGGCACTTCCAGCGCCAGCGTTCCGCTGACGGATGCCCGGTTGGCTTTCAAAATGACTTCCACCGTTTTCGGCGCATTGTCCGAAAAAACGTACACTTTCTCCACGACATTGGCGGTCACTTCCGGCCGGATTTCGAACGGGCGGTAGATTTCCCCGTCCACCGGATCGACCGACTTGTACATCCAGGGCTGCGTGAAGGTGAACGGCTGTCCGGCAATTTCGACCGTAAACTCGGCCGTTTCGGCAGGCGGATTTTCGGGGAGGCCAATCAACCGCTGGTCCGCCACCTGAAACAATCCCTTGTCGATGGGTTTTTCGAGCCAGTACGGCTGGCTGATTTTCTGCGTTCGGGCTACCTGCACAAAGAACGGGAGCACCTGCTGGGCATTAGCCTTCAGGCTCAGATTCAGGCTGGTATCCCGACCGACCTCCGGCAGCCGGAGGCGCGTCCAGGTGACCGGCACTCCCGACCGGTTGACGGCGCTGATGTTCACCCGGATGCCTTCGCCGGGCGCGGCGGCATAGTCCGTCGGGTTGGCTTCCAGCCACAAACCTAGACAGTCGCGGATCAGCGCTTCGGTTTCTTTCTTTTTGGCGGCGACGTAGCCGTTGTTGCCGTCCAGTTTCTGCAATTCGCGGTGAATCTCTACCAGCACCGGGACGGTAGCCGACGGGTTGGCGGCGTTGAAATGGTTGATGGCGTCGCGGATGAGCGCCTGCACGCGCCCGGAGCCCGGAACCCGACCCCACGACAGATCGACGCCGTCGAAAAGGTCCTGCTGCACGGGTTCGCCGTCTTTCAGCAGCAGGTAATCGATGCGTTCGCCCCGCTGGGCGGCCACGCCAAATCCCTGGCTTTTGTGCTGGGAGCGGCTTTCGGCGGCAATTTCGCCGTACGATTTCCCAAGCAGCGTGTTGTACAGCTGCGTTTCCATGCCCAGCATGTTCCCCGCTTCCTCCGGCCGCTTGTTGCTGCCGAAAGCGCCGGGGATAAAGACATTCCACAGGATGCGGCGGGCTTTCCAGGGCTTGACGAACGCGAGCTGTTCGGGGTATTTGGTGGCGTCGGCGGAAATCCGGAAGGCTTCTTCGGCCAGAAAACCCGAGGCGCTGTGGTGGCCGTGACCGGCGCGGGCATCGGGCGGAAAACGGGTCACGATCACGTCGGGCTGGAACTTGCGAATGGCCCACACCACGTCGCCGAGCACTTTGTCCTGTCCCCAGATGCGGACCGCTTCGTCGGTGGACTTGGAAAAGCCAAAATCGTACGCCCGGCTGAACGCCTGCTCCGGTCCGTCGATGCGGCGGGCGGCCAGCAGTTCCTGCGTGCGGATGAGCCCGATCTCGATGCCCTGCTCCGTCCCGATCAGGTTCTGGCCGCCATCGCCGCGGGTGAGGGCCAGATAGGTGGTCCGGACCTGCTTTTCGTTGGCTAACCAGGTCAGGAACAGCGTATTTTCATCGTCCGGATGGGCCGCCACGTAAAGGACCGAGCCAAGGACATTCAACCGTTTGAGGTTTTGCAGCAGCTGACCGGGGTGCGTGGATTTTGCCGGCTGGGCCTGAAGGACGAAAAGACCGGACAGCGTCAGCAGACCGAAAAGGAGCAGGATTTTCTTCATTGTTACGATTCGGGGATTGGAATTAACAAAAATAAAGAAGCCGGTTAACACTCATTCTATCAGGAAAATAAAATTCTGAAAGGCATTATACGGGGTTTGTTACTCAGCTATACTTTATTACCAGAAAAAGCCAAACTTTCCCGGAAAAAATTCTAATAAAGGATTTTATCCACCTTTGTTTTTCGGAACCAACCTCTATATTTGAGCGCAAACATTCCAACTTAACCATTTTAATCCTTTCGCATGAATAATAGTATGTACTTAGTTCCGGTTATGGGGCTAATTGGCCTGGTGATTATGTACACCAAGTTTTTATGGGTGTCGAAACAGGAAGCCGGAGACGCCCGGATGACGGAAATTGCCTCGTACATTTCGGCCGGGGCCATTGCCTTTTTAAAAGCCGAATGGCGCGTACTCACCTACTTTGCCATCATTGTTGCCATCCTGCTCGGCTGGTCGGGCACGCTGGTCGAAAATTCAAGTCCGGTCATTGCCCTTTCCTTTGTGCTGGGGGCGTTTCTTTCAGCGCTGGCCGGTTACGTGGGCATGAACA from Tellurirhabdus rosea harbors:
- a CDS encoding sugar phosphate isomerase/epimerase family protein, with translation MTADRRRFLQTLTALSGALCLPETLAAAPARPAVACNQYNWITFYQREGKQWMQDPDASLSDFVQSGLKGYEPSFNKAEEVRKLAPLLQKYGLEMHSVYVGSTLHRADESQQSMETLLAIAEAAKPLGTRIIVSNPSPIKWGSGENKNDSELERQARNLDQVGAELRKRGMTLAYHTHDPELRAAAREFHHMLLATDPKNVALCLDAHWIYRGAGNSQVALFDIVKLYGKRIVELHLRQSQNGVWSEVFGPGDIDYPRLVRELKALNVRPHLVLEQCVEKESPKTMNGVEAHRRDLAYAREIFGQ
- a CDS encoding S41 family peptidase; protein product: MKKLLLLLFLGCFPKVASAQSPAENPGRIFTAEELRADLRALLTNYEQIHPNLYAYVGKKEIEQQVQNIEKKLRPMTRLEFARLVVPFSAAFRDGHTGLNYPMEEWNAYTQTSRLLPLGVSVEQKRLFVKVDFSENPIPAGTEIISLNGMPAATLLAKLKESASGELEHFRLNRVSDNFRRLLWSVTGMEAPYTLVLKEANGQRRTVEIKGNPVSELIPALRAYQLKVAGSRQDYALSLRPEQSTAILHVNAMNNPDKFKSFLDSAFTVIRDRKIANLLLDFRQNGGGNSGLGDELFRYLTDKPIRQVERVEIKISPIVRERGMVTASAGDDGQRLSYTQEAKKPAPLRDSTLFFRGKVFLLTSHYTFSSANMFATAFKCYKIGTIVGQETGGVTIAYGDLIDFALPNTGLQAFCSCKVFVHPCAEPKLQGVRPDVEIAQSPQDTQAGRDTVLEYLFSRLKSETVSRSRP
- a CDS encoding hydantoinase B/oxoprolinase family protein yields the protein MVHIWIDTGGTFTDGIAREPTGELRRVKVLSSSCLRGRITAEGRVEAPWLTAPIFTDYRITILETGEQSRIVGLSADGLLRTEPALQSPFPATVELSSGEEAPVLAARLLTQTRLGQPFPPLEMRLGTTRGTNALLEKKGGRVALLVTKGFRDLLRIGTQQRPDLFQLAIPPAEVLYQHVLEVDERTAADGTILRALSEDEIRRLVDWVREQAADAVAVSLLNAYRNPASEQRLKDALRSAGIGPVTISSDISSAIHYVSRTQTAVVNAYLSPVLNDYLANLRRQLGGHPVRVMTSAGGLVRADLFQPKDSLLSGPAGGVVGAGKIARMLGHHVLTLDMGGTSTDVARYEGDVDYRFTTRINQFELQLPSLSIETVAAGGGSVCWFDGVRLRVGPQSAGASPGPACYGGGGALTITDVNLLLGKLSPAHFSIPFFPEKARQALRTVQNQLREQTGEIPDEQTLLRGFERIANEAMAGAIRKISVARGFDPKEYALLVFGGAGGLHGCSVADLLGIKTLILPFDAGLLSAYGIGHTPLKRMASRTILQTLSDFAESAPAVAEELIRAATAQLQDETGPQTATSVQEITLKLRLQGQESTLDVPFSERAESDFRVLYQSRYGHLPENRAVEVERMVVWVSTIGEREIPARKPPVFRLLRPPKSGTYPVYEAGSLEEGDVFDGPALLLNKTSSSFIEAGWRVTVWAWGNAVAERMQEPAADNASGAGQGAIQAELFTRRFMAIAEEMGAQLQRTAFSVNVRERLDFSCALLDADGYLVANAPHIPVHLGSLGVCTRLVLQQLTLGPGDIAITNHPRFGGSHLPDVTLIMAVFSGEGQRIGYVVNRAHHAEIGGKVPGSMPPDAVRLTEEGVVLAPQYVVRNGEFLWEGENGLAAQFVGAAYPTRALTENRADIEAAIASLKAGETVLRALAEKVGPAEVQKQMQRLRQTTAETLRNLLRRHEGKLFRAEERLDDGHRIAVQIRVEKGEITFDFSGTSAVHPHNLNANVSILYSAILYVLRLWVAEDIPLNEGLLDPVRVRLPDASLLNPVFPDNPADCPAVVGGNTEVSQRLVDTLLKALGLAACSQGTMNNFLFGNEAFGYYETIGGGAGATQSADGRSAVHQHMTNTRLTDPEELERRYPVRLREFAIRPNSGGAGERRGGDGIIRELEFLEPVQVTLLSQHRVERPYGLGEGEAGQPGRQFLSHPDGQTEELPGIFTRAVQPGQRIRIETPGGGGYSPERRSKEV
- a CDS encoding PIG-L family deacetylase, encoding MKKILLLFGLLTLSGLFVLQAQPAKSTHPGQLLQNLKRLNVLGSVLYVAAHPDDENTLFLTWLANEKQVRTTYLALTRGDGGQNLIGTEQGIEIGLIRTQELLAARRIDGPEQAFSRAYDFGFSKSTDEAVRIWGQDKVLGDVVWAIRKFQPDVIVTRFPPDARAGHGHHSASGFLAEEAFRISADATKYPEQLAFVKPWKARRILWNVFIPGAFGSNKRPEEAGNMLGMETQLYNTLLGKSYGEIAAESRSQHKSQGFGVAAQRGERIDYLLLKDGEPVQQDLFDGVDLSWGRVPGSGRVQALIRDAINHFNAANPSATVPVLVEIHRELQKLDGNNGYVAAKKKETEALIRDCLGLWLEANPTDYAAAPGEGIRVNISAVNRSGVPVTWTRLRLPEVGRDTSLNLSLKANAQQVLPFFVQVARTQKISQPYWLEKPIDKGLFQVADQRLIGLPENPPAETAEFTVEIAGQPFTFTQPWMYKSVDPVDGEIYRPFEIRPEVTANVVEKVYVFSDNAPKTVEVILKANRASVSGTLALEVPKGWRVEPASLPFSIAEKYGEQRVSVKVFPNGFGEGTLRALLKTSAGTLTTGIRTIQYRHIPAQTYFPPAEAKLVKLDVKVAAKRVGYIMGAGDEVPTALRQMGCSVTMLDAGELAKDLSGYDAIVVGVRAYNTEDWLRFYQSKLLEYVKNGGTMVVQYVTPGGGGFIQNGLKVNQLGPYPFSVGRDRVTEEEAKMTFLNPQHPLLNVPNKLTDKDFAGWVQERGIYFAVDWDKAYEPIFSVNDTGEAAKQGSLIYARYGKGHFMYTGLVFFRELPAGVPGAYRLFANMISVGK
- a CDS encoding DinB family protein, whose amino-acid sequence is MTSPETREVWLRGPLPDMPALLQPAAHALLQAREELQTALADFPDPLLWERPAGVASVGFHLQHLTGVLDRLLTYARGEQLSSEQLAYLSAEGQPADLSVSTLLLRFGQQVDKALDQLRQTDEQTLTDVRGVGRAQIPSTVQGLLFHSAEHTMRHLGQVLVTAKVLTAPE